In one window of Labilithrix sp. DNA:
- a CDS encoding c-type cytochrome, with protein MLRRWALPSFLATAALVACARPAPVARFGAPRPAPRFLAAPEAPPPLPPVPAPIVGRLGNARSGSGVLLADLDGRRVAYVADEDASLVRVVDVDDGRELSHVAPGGAPAQLVMLADGRLVASLRDRAKLVVLRGGGTAKSPLVVDASIDVAAEPIGLALTPDDATLVATSGWGRTVTVIDAHGFTQKATHAVEREPRSVVVSSDGKRAFVAHAVGQSLDVLPLDGRGKAKTLGLKGEEEIAGRGFIGTEKRVACQGFALAKSDTGRVFAPHVLVFPGEPVASEGYGGGDEGREAEVFHVPIIDEDAEKVVAPSMTLRVGFDEAVSTSCALPRAATFGKDGLYVTCLGEDSVQLYDGDALNPQDVTLKKWSVPAGPTAIALDEEHDRAVVWSQFAQSLTTIAIGAHRAVAVASTSFVDPKATKEDEKIALGRRLFHATQDRRISSDGRACASCHPDGRDDALVWSSPKGPRQTPMLAGRLDGAAPFGWNGDANDVNLHLVQTMKRLGGTGMEGDDKEALVAYVRAMRPPPEATPAESKGEAIARGAAIFRTAEAGCATCHGEGGDLPDGTAHDVKSRAFSDTVRKFDTPSLRFLSGSAPYFHDGRYADLRTLLVKSDGKMGRTKHLSKTELDDLVTYLETL; from the coding sequence ATGCTCCGCCGCTGGGCCCTCCCCTCCTTCCTCGCCACCGCTGCCCTCGTCGCGTGCGCGCGCCCCGCCCCGGTCGCGCGCTTCGGCGCGCCGCGGCCCGCCCCTCGGTTCCTCGCCGCGCCGGAGGCGCCCCCTCCCCTGCCCCCGGTCCCGGCGCCGATCGTGGGACGGCTCGGGAATGCGCGGAGCGGCTCGGGCGTGCTCCTCGCCGATCTCGACGGCCGCCGCGTCGCCTACGTCGCCGACGAAGACGCGAGCCTCGTCCGCGTCGTCGACGTCGACGACGGACGCGAGCTCTCGCACGTCGCCCCCGGCGGCGCGCCCGCGCAGCTCGTCATGCTCGCGGACGGGCGCCTCGTCGCGTCGCTCCGCGATCGCGCGAAGCTCGTCGTCCTCCGCGGCGGCGGGACCGCGAAGTCGCCGCTCGTCGTCGACGCGTCGATCGACGTCGCGGCGGAGCCGATCGGGCTCGCGCTCACGCCCGACGACGCGACGCTCGTCGCGACGAGCGGCTGGGGACGCACCGTCACCGTGATCGACGCGCACGGCTTCACGCAGAAGGCCACCCACGCGGTGGAGCGTGAGCCGCGCAGCGTCGTCGTCTCGAGCGACGGCAAGCGCGCGTTCGTCGCGCACGCGGTCGGGCAGAGCCTCGACGTGCTGCCGCTCGACGGCCGCGGGAAGGCGAAGACGCTCGGCCTCAAGGGCGAAGAAGAGATCGCCGGCCGCGGCTTCATCGGGACCGAGAAGCGCGTCGCGTGCCAGGGCTTCGCGCTCGCGAAGAGCGACACCGGTCGCGTGTTCGCGCCGCACGTCCTCGTGTTCCCCGGCGAGCCGGTCGCGTCGGAGGGCTACGGCGGCGGCGACGAAGGGCGCGAGGCCGAGGTCTTCCACGTCCCGATCATCGACGAGGACGCGGAGAAGGTCGTCGCGCCGTCGATGACCCTTCGCGTCGGCTTCGACGAGGCGGTGTCCACGAGCTGCGCGCTCCCGCGCGCGGCGACGTTCGGCAAGGACGGCCTCTACGTCACGTGCCTCGGCGAGGACAGCGTGCAGCTCTACGACGGCGACGCGCTCAACCCGCAGGACGTCACGCTCAAGAAGTGGTCGGTCCCCGCCGGCCCGACCGCGATCGCGCTCGACGAAGAGCACGATCGCGCGGTGGTCTGGTCGCAGTTCGCGCAGTCGCTCACCACGATCGCGATCGGTGCGCACCGCGCGGTCGCGGTCGCGAGCACGTCGTTCGTGGATCCGAAGGCGACGAAGGAAGACGAGAAGATCGCGCTCGGCCGCCGCCTCTTCCACGCGACGCAGGACCGGCGCATCTCGAGCGACGGCCGCGCCTGCGCGAGCTGCCACCCCGACGGCCGCGACGACGCGCTCGTGTGGTCCTCGCCGAAGGGTCCGCGCCAGACGCCAATGCTCGCCGGCCGCCTCGACGGCGCCGCGCCCTTCGGCTGGAACGGCGACGCCAACGACGTGAACCTGCACCTCGTGCAGACGATGAAGCGCCTCGGCGGCACCGGCATGGAAGGCGACGACAAGGAGGCGCTCGTCGCGTACGTGCGCGCGATGCGGCCGCCGCCCGAGGCGACGCCGGCGGAGAGCAAGGGCGAGGCGATCGCGCGCGGGGCCGCGATCTTCCGGACGGCCGAGGCCGGCTGCGCGACGTGCCACGGCGAAGGCGGCGACCTCCCCGACGGGACCGCGCACGACGTGAAGAGCCGCGCCTTCTCCGACACGGTCCGCAAGTTCGATACGCCCTCGCTCCGCTTCCTCTCCGGCTCCGCGCCTTACTTCCACGACGGCCGCTACGCCGATCTCCGGACGCTGCTCGTGAAGTCCGACGGGAAGATGGGGCGCACGAAGCACCTCTCGAAGACGGAGCTCGACGACCTCGTGACGTACCTGGAGACGCTGTGA
- a CDS encoding DUF3160 domain-containing protein, translating into MQQPVPPPPPEIASFSYGKQTRRDPNDLCEPVEENLARAAKAIVAGSSAAPIPHRAWDPSKPPKYMDIVDRRYSLTSVEKAMLKKNGFVVPARLSEPGYAYALHDVYQSQLPVFISADAVLHAIYKGNDSVFVEAELALLEPLERALGKMHAAIERGGYPSEVALDLDLYLTVARQLLAGDATEIEPRFKSTDPKPFVERAEAGNGGLVNTTMFGRARMIDWSQYTPRGHYAGNFDLERWFRAVTWLSRLELNLVSRASRSSQPGLVPNPEETPREAVDALALADTAERAGVLADLDRIELLWSELAGKREDVSLRSLLALKKQANITTFAIPDAADKVKAAIGGNFQRTTRMHYMPQGSLPLPAIATMIGPRAVPDAAVSTYLVHATVSGRAMPSFADLLFMLGNDRAKPWLANDLAAFPALQANLDRGRGELGAIPPADVYGAWLGAVRAISAPNEGEKPSFMKTAAYEDMKVNTTVAAYGQLRHNYVLVAGQPYDEGGCEIPDGYVEPALALYESLVTYAQRGGAAMKAIGASKESVEYFARLEKTLGVLVAIVKDELAGRPLSEEEKRWLSMTTEIVPPSSLGPGSYDGWYFDLFRDLHDAFSEHAFVADWFTSSNASAVVYAGAKEPRLGLFVVDAGGPPRVMVGPVARAFEHVGSLDGRLTDKDASKVGAMREPWAASYTAPAPPPPPLQIVNLWDGGETERRYAVRSTRALSGVTLELLGHHREKLAAQTANVGTAWSVVTMKVKADEWAEVLRVRHGESVQMIQNRFGTITESYGGMPDLTYEEADTVRQKLDNSATK; encoded by the coding sequence GTGCAGCAGCCGGTTCCGCCCCCGCCGCCGGAGATCGCGAGCTTTTCGTACGGCAAGCAGACGCGGCGCGATCCGAACGACCTCTGCGAGCCGGTCGAGGAGAACCTCGCGCGCGCGGCGAAGGCGATCGTGGCGGGCTCGAGCGCGGCGCCGATCCCGCATCGCGCGTGGGATCCGAGCAAGCCGCCGAAGTACATGGACATCGTCGATCGGCGGTATTCGCTCACGTCGGTCGAGAAGGCGATGCTGAAGAAGAACGGCTTCGTCGTCCCGGCGCGCCTCTCCGAGCCCGGCTACGCGTACGCGCTGCACGACGTCTACCAGTCGCAGCTGCCGGTCTTCATCTCCGCCGACGCCGTGTTGCATGCAATCTACAAGGGCAACGACTCCGTCTTCGTCGAGGCGGAGCTGGCCCTCCTCGAGCCGCTCGAGCGCGCGCTCGGCAAGATGCACGCCGCGATCGAGCGGGGCGGCTACCCGAGCGAGGTCGCCCTCGATCTCGATCTCTACCTCACGGTGGCGCGCCAGCTCCTCGCCGGCGACGCGACCGAGATCGAGCCGCGCTTCAAGAGCACCGATCCGAAGCCGTTCGTCGAGCGCGCGGAGGCCGGCAACGGCGGCCTCGTGAACACGACGATGTTCGGGCGCGCGCGCATGATCGACTGGTCGCAGTACACGCCGCGCGGTCACTACGCGGGCAACTTCGATCTCGAGCGCTGGTTCCGCGCGGTGACGTGGCTCTCGCGCCTCGAGCTGAACCTCGTGTCGCGCGCGTCGCGGAGCTCGCAGCCGGGGCTCGTCCCGAACCCGGAGGAGACGCCGCGCGAAGCGGTCGACGCGCTCGCCCTCGCCGACACCGCCGAGCGCGCGGGCGTGCTCGCGGACCTCGATCGGATCGAGCTCTTGTGGAGCGAGCTCGCCGGCAAGCGCGAGGACGTGTCGCTCCGGTCGCTCCTCGCGCTCAAGAAGCAGGCGAACATCACGACGTTCGCGATCCCGGACGCGGCCGACAAAGTGAAGGCCGCGATCGGCGGCAACTTCCAGCGCACGACGCGCATGCACTACATGCCGCAAGGCTCGCTCCCGCTCCCGGCGATCGCGACGATGATCGGTCCGCGCGCGGTCCCCGACGCCGCGGTCTCCACCTACCTCGTGCACGCCACCGTGAGCGGGCGCGCGATGCCGTCGTTCGCCGATCTCCTCTTCATGCTCGGCAACGATCGCGCGAAGCCGTGGCTCGCGAACGACCTCGCCGCGTTCCCGGCGCTGCAGGCGAACCTCGATCGCGGTCGCGGAGAGCTCGGCGCGATCCCGCCGGCCGACGTCTACGGCGCGTGGCTCGGCGCGGTCCGCGCGATCTCCGCGCCGAACGAGGGAGAGAAGCCGTCGTTCATGAAGACGGCCGCGTACGAGGACATGAAGGTCAACACGACCGTCGCGGCGTACGGCCAGCTCCGGCACAACTACGTCCTCGTCGCGGGGCAGCCCTACGACGAAGGCGGCTGCGAGATCCCGGACGGTTACGTCGAGCCCGCGCTCGCGCTCTACGAGTCGCTCGTCACGTACGCGCAGCGCGGCGGCGCGGCGATGAAGGCGATCGGCGCCTCGAAGGAGAGCGTCGAGTACTTCGCGCGCCTCGAGAAGACGCTCGGCGTCCTCGTCGCGATCGTGAAGGACGAGCTCGCGGGCCGTCCGCTCTCGGAGGAGGAGAAGCGGTGGCTCTCGATGACGACCGAGATCGTGCCGCCGTCCTCCTTGGGACCGGGGAGCTACGACGGCTGGTACTTCGATCTGTTCCGCGACCTCCACGACGCGTTCAGCGAGCACGCGTTCGTCGCGGACTGGTTCACCTCCTCGAACGCGAGCGCGGTCGTCTACGCCGGGGCGAAGGAGCCGCGCCTCGGCCTCTTCGTCGTCGACGCGGGCGGCCCTCCTCGCGTCATGGTCGGCCCCGTCGCGCGCGCGTTCGAGCACGTCGGCTCGCTCGACGGACGCCTCACCGACAAGGACGCGTCGAAGGTCGGCGCGATGCGCGAGCCCTGGGCCGCGAGCTACACCGCGCCCGCCCCGCCGCCGCCGCCGCTCCAGATCGTGAACCTCTGGGACGGCGGGGAGACCGAGCGGCGCTACGCGGTGCGGAGCACACGCGCGCTCTCCGGCGTGACGCTGGAGCTCCTCGGTCACCATCGCGAGAAGCTCGCGGCGCAGACCGCGAACGTCGGCACGGCCTGGAGCGTCGTCACGATGAAGGTGAAGGCGGACGAGTGGGCGGAGGTGCTCCGCGTCCGTCACGGCGAGTCGGTCCAGATGATCCAGAACCGCTTCGGGACGATCACCGAGTCGTACGGCGGCATGCCGGACCTGACCTACGAGGAGGCGGACACGGTGCGGCAAAAGCTCGACAACTCAGCGACAAAATAG